A single genomic interval of Cucumis sativus cultivar 9930 chromosome 5, Cucumber_9930_V3, whole genome shotgun sequence harbors:
- the LOC105435468 gene encoding uncharacterized protein LOC105435468, whose protein sequence is MALFGERFSRIYGVSCQMTPEFKKKKGNKPSVDIAKNFSLFARCFREDRWLEERSFYSAFPLYYLSSMQKVSLSNVLAQPVPTWSSAILYLQGRRRILSLSFLCCGVSGLSWVRNFLLWCPSPSSFVWSTFLPPINSIFVSMWRMGILKKVKFLVRRAADDLDRKLWSSDFAYAVWTNSLTS, encoded by the exons ATGGCTCTGTTTGGAGAAAGGTTTTCCAGAATTTATGGTGTCTCCTGCCAGATGACACCAgagttcaagaagaaaaaaggaaacaaaccATCGGTTGATATAGCTAAGAATTTCTCCCTCTTTGCTCGTTGTTTCCGCGAAGATAGGTGGTTGGAGGAAAGATCCTTCTACTCTGCTTTTCCcttatattatttatcttcAATGCAGAAAGTATCACTGTCTAATGTTTTGGCTCAGCCAGTCCCCACTTGGAGTTCTGCTATTCTTTATTTGCAAGGGAGACGAAGGATATTATCACTATCCTTTCTTTGTTGCGGTGTTTCAGGGCTCTCCTGGGTGAGGAACTTTCTCTTGTGGTGCCCTAGTCCTTCTTCCTTTGTTTGGTCAACCTTTCTTCCCccaataaattcaatttttgtttcaatgtGGAGGATGGGAATTCTCAAGAAGGTTAAGTTTCTTGTTCG GAGGGCTGCAGATGACCTTGATCGCAAGCTTTGGAGTTCTGATTTTGCTTATGCTGTGTGGACTAATTCTTTGACAAGTTAA
- the LOC101220068 gene encoding protein trichome birefringence-like 33, whose amino-acid sequence MKPPSPISSSSSLLRKPRFSPYLFTLLAFIFFVAVLYSEDLACIFSQQLELDLNPNRPSPATEKKWEKLAFAKGKLKEEEEEGCDVYSGKWVRDEVTRPLYDESDCPYIQPQLTCQEHGRPDRSYQYWRWQPHGCDLPSFNASLMLEALRGKRMMFVGDSLNRGQFVSMVCLLHSLIPDDAKSMETFDSLTVFTAKEYNATIEFYWAPFLLESNSDNAVIHRISDRIVRRGSINKHGRHWKGVDIMVFNTYLWWMTGLNMKILEGSFEDEVQDIVELSTEDAYRMAMKSMLRWVRKNMNPKKTRVFFTSMSPSHGKSIDWGGEEGGNCYNQTTIIEDPNYWGSDSRKSIMEVIGEVFEKSKFPITFLNITQLSSYRRDAHTSIYKKQWSPLTPEQLANPVSYADCVHWCLPGLQDTWNELLFTKLFYPY is encoded by the exons ATGAAGCCTCCTTCTCCTatctcttcctcctcctccctcCTTAGAAAACCTCGCTTCTCCCCTTACCTCTTCACTCTCTTGgccttcatcttcttcgtcGCCGTCCTCTACAGCGAAGACCTTGCCTGCATCTTCAGCCAACAACTTGAACTCGACCTCAACCCCAACCGCCCTTCGCCAGCCACCG AGAAGAAATGGGAGAAGTTGGCATTTgcaaaaggaaaattgaaggaggaggaggaggagggtTGTGACGTGTACAGTGGGAAATGGGTTAGGGACGAGGTGACTCGGCCGCTATATGATGAGTCAGATTGTCCCTACATACAGCCCCAGCTGACGTGTCAGGAACATGGCCGGCCTGACCGGAGTTATCAGTACTGGCGGTGGCAACCCCACGGCTGCGATCTTCCCag TTTCAACGCAAGCCTAATGCTAGAAGCCCTAAGGGGAAAGAGGATGATGTTCGTTGGAGATTCTCTAAATAGAGGGCAATTCGTTTCAATGGTTTGTCTTCTTCACTCTCTAATTCCCGACGACGCCAAGTCCATGGAGACCTTCGATTCCCTCACTGTCTTCACCGCCAAG gAGTATAATGCGACGATTGAATTCTATTGGGCGCCATTTCTTTTGGAATCGAACTCTGATAATGCGGTGATCCATCGGATTTCTGATCGGATAGTAAGAAGAGGGTCCATTAATAAGCATGGAAGGCATTGGAAAGGGGTTGATATTATGGTTTTCAATACTTACCTTTGGTGGATGACTGGCTTGAACATGAAAATCCT ggAAGGGTCTTTTGAGGATGAAGTACAAGACATAGTAGAGCTATCAACAGAGGATGCTTATCGTATGGCAATGAAGAGTATGCTGAGATGGGTTAGGAAGAATATGAACCCTAAAAAAACTAGGGTTTTCTTCACTAGCATGTCCCCTTCCCATGGAAA AAGCATTGATTGGGGAGGTGAAGAGGGTGGCAACTGCTACAACCAAACAACTATAATTGAAGATCCAAACTATTGGGGCTCTGATTCGAGAAAAAGCATCATGGAAGTGATCGGAGAAGTCTTCGAAAAGTCGAAGTTTCCGATCACATTTCTAAACATCACACAGCTCTCGAGCTATCGTCGGGATGCCCACACGTCCATCTACAAGAAGCAATGGTCGCCATTAACGCCAGAGCAGCTGGCAAACCCAGTAAGTTATGCAGATTGTGTCCACTGGTGTCTGCCTGGTCTTCAGGATACTTGGAATGAGCTTCTTTttactaaacttttttatccttattaa